GCGGCGGAACCAGGCCTGCGGGTCCTGCTGCAGCAGGCCGAGCACGGCGCCGCCGCCGAGCAGCGCGGCCTTGGCCTCGGCGCTGCCGGACTGGCGCGCCGCGTCGGCCAGCACAGACAGCTCGGCCAGCGCCTGCGGCGTGTTGAGGTCGTCGCACAGCGCCGCCTCGATACGCTCCGGCACCGGCAGTTCGCCAGCCGGCAGCTCGATCGCGGCCAGGTCGCGCAGCACGCGATACCAGCCGTCCAGCGTGCTGGTCGCCTGCGCGATGGCGGCTTCCGACCAGTCCAGCGGCTGCCGGTAGTGGCCGCTCAGCAGGCGCAGGCGCAGCGCCTCGGGCGGATGCTGCTTGAGCAGCTCGTGCACCAGCAGCACGTTGCCCAGCGACTTGGACATCTTGCGACCGTCGAAGGTGAGCATGCCGTTGTGCATCCACCAGCGCGCGAAGGTCTTGCCGCCGTGCGCGCAGGTGGACTGGGCGACCTCGTTCTCGTGGTGCGGGAACAAGAGGTCGACGCCGCCGGCATGGATGTCGATGGTCTCGCCCAGGTGCGCCGCGCTCATCGCCGAACACTCGATGTGCCAGCCGGGGCGGCCGCGGCCCCACGGGCTGTCCCAGCCGGGCAGCTCCGGCGTGGACGGTTTCCACAGCACGAAATCGCCAGGGTTGCGCTTGTACGGGGCCACTTCCACGCGGGCGCCGGCGATCAGTTCCTCGGGGTCGCGGCCGGACAGCTCGCCGTAGGCCGGAAACGAGCCGACGTCGAACAGCACGTGGCCTTCGGCGGCGTAGGCATGGCCGCCATCCAGCAGGCTCTCGATCATCGTGATGATGGGGCCGATGTGGGTGGTGGCGCGCGGCTCGACGTCCGGCGGCGCCACTCCGAGCTCGGCCATGTCCTCGCGATAGGCCTGCGCGAAGCGCTCGGTGATCGTGCCGATCGGCACGCCCTGCTGCTGCGCGGCGGTGTTGATCTTGTCGTCGACGTCGGTGATGTTGCGCGCGTACGTCACCTGCGGGTAGTGCCGCCGCAGCAGCCTCACCAGCACATCGAACACCACCGGCCCGCGCGCATTGCCGATATGCACGTAGTTGTAGACGGTGGGGCCGCACAGGTACATCGTCACGCGCTCGGGATCGAGCGGGGCGAACGGTTCGGTGCGGCGGGTCAGGCTGTTGTAGAGCGAAATCGGCATCGGTGGAATCCGCAACGAGGGGGCCGGCCGGCGGCAGCGCGGCCAGCCCGGCATCTTAACAAGGTGTAAGCGGACGAGTCGCGCAAGCGCCCGGGGGATGGGTTCTAAGGGTGTATTCAGCGTGAATTTGCTGGAATGCCGCCAGTACGGGTGCAGACGCACCTGCAGTTTCCGAATTTGGGAGGTCACCATGACCAAACCATGGCTTTCCGCTCTGGTACTCGCCGTGATG
This genomic stretch from Rhodanobacter thiooxydans harbors:
- the cysS gene encoding cysteine--tRNA ligase, yielding MPISLYNSLTRRTEPFAPLDPERVTMYLCGPTVYNYVHIGNARGPVVFDVLVRLLRRHYPQVTYARNITDVDDKINTAAQQQGVPIGTITERFAQAYREDMAELGVAPPDVEPRATTHIGPIITMIESLLDGGHAYAAEGHVLFDVGSFPAYGELSGRDPEELIAGARVEVAPYKRNPGDFVLWKPSTPELPGWDSPWGRGRPGWHIECSAMSAAHLGETIDIHAGGVDLLFPHHENEVAQSTCAHGGKTFARWWMHNGMLTFDGRKMSKSLGNVLLVHELLKQHPPEALRLRLLSGHYRQPLDWSEAAIAQATSTLDGWYRVLRDLAAIELPAGELPVPERIEAALCDDLNTPQALAELSVLADAARQSGSAEAKAALLGGGAVLGLLQQDPQAWFRRGEEAVDAAHVEDLLQQRQAARAARDFARADAIRDELAAMHIAIEDSAQGTRWSIAKP